A single Oryctolagus cuniculus chromosome 16, mOryCun1.1, whole genome shotgun sequence DNA region contains:
- the LOC100349201 gene encoding zinc finger protein 26 isoform X2, with protein MLENYENLAAVGCQLIKPSVISCLEEEKELRTVERAVLQEWNIHLNNKGPALWQDIFWSHTPNGIQVEESQNGVELYECKSNSEVFKEHPGLLTHMSAQNRGNTGTYDQYGKVISTLHKEPGENLPVFRQYGKDLSVTPNTYQTASLRDKSFECSDYGQAFIDQSYLQAHGRTQNGEKLCEWKQCGSTLTSSVSRPDIHVQTPTGKKSYECKECGKSFRYSANLNIHMRTHTGEKPYQCKECGKAFSRFYPLTQHLKTHTGEKPFECKVCGKCFRNSSCLNDHFRVHTGLKPYKCKDCGKAFTGRSGLSKHLPTHTGEKPYECKECGKAFTTSSGLIKHTQTHTGERPFECYQCGKAFASSSSLITHLRIHTGEKPFECKICGKAFSCSSYLRIHMRTHTGERPYVCKECGRAFTERTCLTKHLRTHTGENPFECSICGKAFACSSYLQNHMRTHTGEKPYICKECGKAFTVSSHLSKHTRIHTGEKPHKCKECGKAFTVRSGLTKHMRTHTGEKPYDCKECGKAFTTSSGLIEHIRIHTGEKPFECYQCGKAFASSSYLIAHLRIHTGEKPFECNMCGKAFTCSSYLQNHMRTHTGEKPYVCKECGRAFTVYSHLSKHVRIHSGEKSQKCKECGETFSSSSHLTEHTQTHWRENLWR; from the exons GATGTCAGCTTATTAAACCCAGCGTGATCTCTTgtttggaggaagaaaaagagttgAGGACAGTGGAGAGAGCTGTTCTTCAAG AATGGAACATACACCTTAACAACAAAGGACCAGCACTTTGGCAAGATATTTTTTGGTCACATACTCCAAATGGGATACAAGTG GAAGAAAGTCAAAATGGAGTGGAGCTCTATGAATGTAAGTCAAATAGTGAAGTGTTCAAAGAACACCCAGGCCTTCTGACACACATGAGTGCTCAAAATAGAGGGAACACAGGTACATATGATCAGTATGGAAAAGTCATTTCAACTCTGCACAAGGAACCTGGAGAGAACCTTCCTGTGTTCAGACAGTATGGGAAAGACTTAAGTGTAACCCCAAATACTTACCAGACAGCAAGCTTGCGAGACAAATCCTTTGAATGCAGTGACTATGGACAAGCCTTTATTGATCAGTCATACCTTCAGGCACATGGGAGAACTCAAAATGGTGAAAAACTCTGTGAATGGAAGCAGTGTGGTAGCACTTTGACTTCCTCCGTAAGTCGTCCGGATATACATGTTCAAACACCCACAGGAAAAAAATCCTACGAATGTAAGGAATGTGGAAAAAGTTTCAGATATTCTGCCAACCTTAATATTCATATGCGAACCCATACTGGCGAGAAACCTTATCAGTGtaaggaatgtgggaaagccttctcTAGGTTTTATCCATTAACTCAACATTTAAAaactcacactggagagaagccgTTTGAATGTAAGGTATGTGGAAAATGCTTTAGAAATTCCTCCTGCCTCAATGATCACTTTCGAGTTCACACTGGACTAAAACCATATAAATGTAAGGACTGTGGCAAAGCTTTCACTGGGCGCTCTGGCCTTAGTAAACACTTACCAACTCATACTGGAGAGAAGCCTTATGAATGtaaggaatgtgggaaagccttcactACGTCCTCAGGCCTTATCAAGCATACACAAACTCACACAGGCGAGAGACCCTTTGAATGTTACCAGTGTGGGAAAGCTTTTGCTTCTTCGTCATCTCTCATTACACATTTGAgaattcacactggagagaagccctTTGAGTGTAAAATATGCGGGAAAGCGTTTTCATGTTCTTCTTATCTTCGTATACACATGCGAACTCACACTGGAGAGAGACCCTATGTGTGTAAGGAATGTGGGAGAGCCTTCACGGAGCGCACATGCCTTACCAAGCATTTGCGAACACACACTGGGGAGAACCCCTTTGAATGTAGCATATGTGGGAAAGCATTTGCATGTTCTTCCTACCTTCAGAATCACATGCGAACTCACACCGGAGAGAAACCTTATATATGtaaggaatgtgggaaagccttcactGTTTCCTCACATCTCAGTAAACATACAagaattcatactggagagaaacctcACAAGTGTAAggaatgtgggaaggccttcacTGTGCGCTCAGGCCTTACTAAACATATGCGAACtcacactggggagaagccctATGATTGCAaggagtgtgggaaagccttcactACGTCCTCAGGCCTTATTGAACATataagaattcacacaggagagaaacccttCGAATGTTAccagtgtgggaaagcctttgcTTCTTCCTCCTATCTCATCGCACATTTGAGAATTCACACGGGAGAGAAGCCCTTCGAGTGTAATATGTGTGGGAAAGCGTTCACATGTTCCTCCTACCTTCAGAATCACATGCGaactcatactggagagaaaccgtATGTTTGTAAGGAATGTGGGAGAGCCTTCACTGTTTACTCACACCTAAGTAAACATGTAAGAATTCACAGTGGAGAGAAATCCCAGAAATGTAAGGAATGTGGGGAAACTTTCAGTAGTTCTTCTCATCTTACggaacatacacaaacacactggAGGGAAAACCTTTGGAGGTAA